A region of Streptomyces deccanensis DNA encodes the following proteins:
- a CDS encoding peptidase S8 gives MPQDGNGQYAYTDAEDPAERTSIFAPDQDPQVPGEVLVKMTLDAAEQVSAPVPTGRARGSLAAVTRLGVDPLDQAFRDIGVRSVTRLHPPPLPTRAGITSVAQQTDLSASYRVRFDPAQSVSQAVQRLSGLGEVAVAEPNRWREQAAVIPNDPLFAQQWGLKKINCPRAWERSRGSDAITVAVIDTGVDLDHPELAPLLRQGKDFVDLGPDPVAREGWVFEGDFLGVDDLPQDEVGHGTHVAGTISCRSDNREGVSGVTWECRLMPVRVLARIRRLADGVISGVGSAADIAAGIRWAVDHGARVLNLSLGGRVATEVERDAIAHAISRDVVVVAAMGNNFGPVVTFPAAFDDVIAVGATDLLDRKAPFSNTGPHIDVSAPGVNILSTFLDDTFSASDGTSMACPHVAGVAALMLSRDPFLSADDVRTILHTTARPLRRLPTDPVPNNQFGFGLVDADAALAALV, from the coding sequence ATGCCACAGGACGGTAACGGCCAGTACGCGTACACGGATGCAGAGGATCCGGCCGAGCGGACCAGCATCTTCGCCCCGGACCAAGACCCTCAGGTTCCCGGCGAAGTGCTCGTCAAGATGACACTGGACGCCGCGGAACAGGTCTCGGCCCCCGTGCCGACCGGTCGCGCGCGGGGGTCGCTCGCCGCAGTCACCCGACTCGGCGTCGATCCGCTCGACCAGGCGTTCCGCGACATCGGGGTCCGGTCCGTGACCCGGCTGCATCCCCCGCCGCTTCCCACCCGCGCAGGGATCACGAGTGTCGCGCAGCAGACCGACCTGAGTGCCTCCTACCGTGTCCGCTTCGACCCGGCCCAGAGCGTCTCGCAGGCGGTTCAGCGGCTGAGTGGTCTGGGAGAGGTCGCGGTTGCCGAGCCCAACCGCTGGCGTGAGCAGGCCGCCGTGATTCCCAACGACCCCCTCTTCGCGCAGCAGTGGGGGCTGAAGAAGATCAACTGCCCGCGGGCGTGGGAGCGGAGCAGAGGCAGTGACGCGATCACGGTCGCCGTCATCGACACCGGAGTGGACCTCGACCATCCCGAACTCGCGCCGCTCCTGCGGCAGGGAAAGGACTTCGTCGATCTTGGACCGGACCCGGTGGCCCGAGAGGGCTGGGTGTTCGAGGGCGACTTCCTGGGTGTGGATGACCTTCCGCAGGACGAGGTGGGGCACGGTACGCATGTCGCCGGGACCATCTCTTGTCGCTCCGACAACCGCGAGGGTGTGAGCGGTGTGACGTGGGAGTGCCGTCTGATGCCCGTGCGAGTGCTCGCCCGCATCCGCCGACTTGCCGACGGCGTCATCAGCGGCGTCGGCAGCGCGGCAGACATCGCGGCGGGTATCCGGTGGGCGGTCGACCATGGTGCCCGGGTCCTCAATCTCAGCCTCGGCGGCCGTGTGGCCACAGAAGTCGAGCGCGACGCGATCGCCCATGCCATCAGCCGTGACGTGGTCGTCGTGGCCGCGATGGGCAACAACTTCGGGCCGGTGGTCACCTTCCCGGCAGCCTTCGACGACGTCATCGCCGTGGGCGCCACCGACCTGCTGGACCGCAAGGCGCCCTTCTCGAACACCGGTCCGCACATCGATGTGTCGGCGCCCGGGGTGAACATCCTCAGTACGTTCCTGGACGACACGTTCTCCGCATCGGACGGCACATCCATGGCCTGCCCGCATGTGGCCGGAGTCGCGGCGCTGATGCTGTCCCGCGATCCCTTCCTGAGCGCCGACGACGTCCGCACCATCCTCCACACCACGGCAAGGCCGCTGCGGCGGCTCCCCACCGACCCGGTGCCCAACAATCAATTCGGTTTCGGCCTGGTCGACGCGGACGCGGCACTCGCCGCCCTCGTCTGA
- a CDS encoding SMI1/KNR4 family protein → MTETDTVAFDWQSFLRAWSEEWADSLPDDEARDEDDETARRARWLGFPPASEERITAMEERLGRRMPPSYREFLAVSDGWRHAGGFVWLLAGTGHARWHDNASGLADLFEEYLDEDAGPEERQEADLWRRGLQLDVESDVTHVLLDPEDVDENGEWAVYTWSSWRAAPPERHADFAAFMREMYREFHSLRAGGGDGEPEFVNDTTRRLDAQVDQARTDALRGDWERAAQALDEAKEYGRPRAAGLRDQLRRLLGQSSGVDFEGLVTDPRYASELLPPLVAEHASHSYRDDSTLTYHLRGADDDLLALAHATLEQVRGGTYRYTATGPFGEAVERARELARWGDTDGAWQVLRDAVPLWEPLGPDHLAPLGWVADPLLGPLATPERGRELLSTPRGGRVGEAPTPTTPLDPGGLAWLAEPDPGNNRRTFRFVLVEGVDPEDLPRRLTDTDGDGDSDSDSDSEKDGAGGGAELSEPLTFWEARRRWLAGRREFSSYDDRAVVSVGRAGPGWSFAFDGEPAPFGGQRFVSPAPRASAGTRAVVVWSGLRRGHEEAYFHLSVARDGAEQYAFTYADGEVRQSGEIPPALDPSRFFSGGPRGGAETERALLEAVAAEFGVHLPRHAITRGRLHTFTTGSWTRPPAEGETYMVIRMG, encoded by the coding sequence ATGACCGAGACCGACACCGTGGCATTCGACTGGCAGTCCTTCCTGCGCGCGTGGAGCGAGGAGTGGGCGGACTCCCTGCCGGACGACGAGGCACGGGACGAGGACGACGAGACCGCCCGGCGGGCGCGGTGGCTGGGGTTCCCGCCCGCCTCCGAGGAGCGGATCACGGCCATGGAGGAGCGCCTCGGCCGACGGATGCCCCCGTCGTACCGGGAGTTCCTCGCGGTGAGCGACGGATGGCGGCACGCGGGTGGCTTCGTGTGGCTGCTGGCGGGCACCGGGCACGCGCGCTGGCACGACAACGCGTCGGGACTCGCCGACCTCTTCGAGGAGTACCTGGACGAGGACGCCGGGCCCGAGGAACGGCAGGAGGCCGACCTCTGGCGGCGGGGGCTGCAACTCGACGTCGAGTCCGACGTCACCCACGTCCTGCTGGATCCCGAGGACGTCGACGAGAACGGCGAGTGGGCCGTGTACACGTGGTCGAGCTGGCGGGCCGCGCCACCCGAGCGGCACGCCGACTTCGCCGCGTTCATGCGGGAGATGTACCGGGAGTTCCACAGCCTCAGGGCCGGTGGGGGCGACGGGGAGCCGGAGTTCGTCAACGACACGACACGCCGCTTGGACGCCCAGGTGGACCAGGCCCGGACGGATGCGCTGCGCGGCGACTGGGAGCGGGCCGCGCAGGCACTGGACGAGGCCAAGGAGTACGGCAGACCACGGGCCGCCGGGCTGCGGGACCAGCTGCGGCGCCTGCTCGGGCAGAGCTCGGGGGTGGACTTCGAGGGCTTGGTGACGGATCCGAGGTACGCGTCCGAGCTGTTGCCGCCGCTGGTCGCAGAGCACGCGTCGCACTCGTACCGGGACGACTCCACGCTGACCTACCATCTGCGCGGCGCCGACGACGACCTGCTGGCGCTGGCCCACGCGACGCTGGAGCAGGTGCGCGGCGGCACCTATCGGTACACGGCGACCGGACCGTTCGGGGAAGCGGTCGAGCGGGCGCGGGAGTTGGCGCGGTGGGGGGACACCGACGGGGCGTGGCAGGTGCTGAGGGACGCCGTGCCCCTGTGGGAGCCGTTGGGACCGGACCATCTGGCGCCCCTGGGATGGGTGGCCGACCCCCTGCTCGGGCCGCTCGCGACCCCGGAGCGTGGCCGCGAGCTGCTCTCCACGCCGAGGGGCGGACGGGTGGGTGAGGCACCGACGCCGACGACTCCGCTCGACCCCGGGGGCCTGGCGTGGCTCGCGGAGCCGGACCCGGGCAACAACCGCAGAACCTTCCGATTCGTCCTGGTGGAAGGGGTGGATCCGGAGGACCTGCCCCGACGTCTCACGGACACCGACGGCGACGGCGACAGCGACAGCGACAGCGACAGCGAGAAGGACGGAGCCGGAGGCGGCGCCGAGCTGAGCGAACCCCTCACCTTCTGGGAGGCACGCCGCAGGTGGCTGGCCGGGCGGAGGGAGTTCTCGTCCTACGACGACAGGGCTGTCGTGTCGGTGGGGCGGGCCGGCCCCGGCTGGAGCTTCGCCTTCGACGGCGAGCCCGCCCCGTTCGGCGGGCAGCGGTTCGTCTCCCCGGCCCCGCGTGCCAGTGCGGGCACCCGCGCGGTGGTGGTGTGGAGCGGCCTCCGGAGGGGGCACGAGGAGGCGTACTTCCATCTCTCGGTGGCGCGGGACGGCGCCGAGCAGTACGCGTTCACCTACGCCGACGGAGAGGTGAGGCAGAGCGGGGAGATACCGCCGGCGCTGGATCCGAGCCGCTTCTTCTCCGGTGGGCCGAGGGGCGGCGCCGAGACGGAACGCGCGCTGCTGGAAGCGGTGGCCGCGGAGTTCGGCGTCCACCTGCCTCGGCACGCCATCACGCGCGGGCGGCTGCACACGTTCACCACCGGCTCCTGGACTCGGCCGCCCGCAGAGGGGGAGACGTACATGGTGATCCGGATGGGCTGA
- a CDS encoding tryptophanase, with protein MSPLGPGPGSTPGDRTLGALVTGQLLRLCEASGLGRTDARNYARLLTDSLGAVAERPLDLPPPSLSFLSDDSTPVEYSLSLTPGAPPAIRVLLEPGCGAGGLRDNGLEGLRAVRAMARRWGFATDQLDVLEDLFLPADPQGPLALWIALELRPGGVPKIKVYLNPSASGGTRAAWTVRTALDRLGHRHAFDALPPADGYPFFALDLGDWAAPRVKIYTTHCDLAVADAGGLCRMESGPDSTTLEEFLRTAGGFDDGTDSHRALQRARFDRRPVLSCHSFTRTSGGPTGFTLHVPVRDYARDDAEALRRARAVLGRHGLDPHALDRPLAAVTGRRLTDGVGLVAYVALAHEQGRPARVTAYVSSEAYAVRPPNDGPHIDHEPFSTMSGARTPMEPYRIKVVEPIALTTREQREAALERVHYNLFDLRAEEVTIDLLSDSGTGAISAAQLAAGMEGDESYAGSRSFYRFHETVTELTGYRHILPAHQGRAAERILFNTLLEPGGIVLANTHFDTTRANVELSGCQAHDIPCVEARDLDSEVPFKGNIDLDRLRQTLEGPDGSRVRVVIMTLTNNGGGGQPVSMENLKQTAEICRRHGVPMILDAARFAENAWLVTRHEAAYRDRTPRQVAEEAFRLADGCVMSAKKDGIVHIGGFIGLNDPELAEKCERLLIATEGFATYGGLAGRDLDMMATGLLEVTEPAYLAERADVASHLADRVRAAGVDLLEPPGLHALYLNAGRLLPHIPPHHYPGHALACRLYLEGGIRSAELGSLYLGEEDEDGNPIKSAPYELVRLALPRRVYTRSHYDHVGRTLERIAKEAESVHGYRIVEQSPILRHFRAKLQPVTG; from the coding sequence GTGAGCCCCCTCGGGCCCGGCCCCGGGAGCACTCCCGGGGACCGGACGCTCGGCGCTCTCGTGACCGGCCAACTGCTGCGCCTCTGCGAGGCGTCGGGGCTCGGCCGCACCGACGCGCGGAACTACGCGCGTCTACTGACCGACTCGCTGGGGGCGGTGGCCGAACGGCCCCTGGATCTGCCGCCCCCGTCCCTCAGTTTCCTGTCCGACGACTCCACCCCGGTGGAGTACTCGCTCTCCCTCACACCGGGCGCGCCCCCGGCGATACGGGTGCTGCTGGAACCGGGCTGCGGGGCCGGCGGTCTGCGGGACAACGGCCTCGAAGGTCTGCGCGCCGTCCGTGCGATGGCACGGCGCTGGGGCTTCGCCACCGACCAACTCGACGTACTGGAGGACCTGTTCCTCCCCGCCGACCCGCAGGGCCCCCTGGCGCTGTGGATCGCGCTGGAGCTGCGTCCCGGCGGCGTCCCCAAGATCAAGGTGTATCTGAACCCGTCGGCGTCGGGCGGGACCCGGGCCGCCTGGACGGTACGGACGGCCCTGGACCGGCTGGGCCACCGGCACGCCTTCGACGCGCTGCCGCCGGCCGACGGCTATCCGTTCTTCGCGCTCGATCTGGGCGACTGGGCGGCGCCCCGGGTGAAGATCTACACCACGCACTGCGACCTGGCGGTGGCGGACGCCGGCGGGCTGTGCCGGATGGAATCCGGGCCGGACAGCACGACGTTGGAGGAGTTCCTCCGGACGGCGGGCGGCTTCGACGACGGCACGGACAGCCACCGGGCGCTGCAGCGGGCCCGGTTCGACCGGCGGCCCGTCCTGTCGTGCCACTCCTTCACCCGGACGAGCGGCGGCCCCACCGGCTTCACCCTCCACGTCCCGGTCAGGGACTACGCCCGCGACGACGCGGAGGCACTGCGCCGGGCCCGGGCCGTCCTCGGCCGGCACGGGCTGGACCCCCACGCACTCGACCGGCCGCTGGCCGCCGTCACCGGACGCCGGCTGACGGACGGGGTGGGGCTCGTCGCGTACGTGGCGCTCGCCCACGAGCAGGGCAGACCGGCCCGGGTCACCGCGTACGTCTCCTCGGAGGCCTACGCGGTCCGGCCGCCGAACGATGGCCCGCACATCGATCACGAACCATTCAGCACCATGTCAGGAGCAAGAACCCCTATGGAGCCCTACCGCATCAAGGTCGTCGAGCCCATCGCGCTCACCACTCGGGAACAGCGCGAGGCGGCGCTGGAACGGGTGCACTACAACCTCTTCGACCTGCGCGCCGAGGAGGTGACCATCGACCTGCTCAGCGACTCGGGCACCGGCGCCATCTCGGCCGCGCAACTCGCCGCTGGCATGGAGGGCGACGAGTCGTACGCGGGCTCGCGCTCCTTCTACCGCTTCCACGAGACCGTGACGGAACTGACCGGCTACCGGCACATCCTGCCCGCCCATCAAGGGCGCGCCGCCGAACGCATCTTGTTCAACACGCTCCTGGAGCCGGGCGGCATCGTCCTCGCCAACACCCACTTCGACACGACCCGGGCCAACGTCGAGCTTTCGGGATGTCAGGCGCATGACATTCCGTGCGTGGAGGCCCGTGACCTGGACAGCGAAGTGCCCTTCAAGGGCAACATCGACCTGGACAGACTCCGGCAGACCCTGGAGGGACCGGACGGCTCCCGGGTCCGTGTGGTGATCATGACGCTCACCAACAACGGCGGCGGGGGCCAGCCGGTCTCCATGGAGAACCTGAAACAGACCGCCGAGATCTGCCGCCGACACGGCGTCCCGATGATCCTGGACGCCGCCAGGTTCGCCGAGAACGCCTGGCTGGTGACCCGTCACGAGGCGGCCTACCGGGATCGCACCCCGCGCCAGGTCGCCGAAGAAGCGTTCCGTCTCGCCGACGGCTGTGTGATGAGCGCCAAGAAGGACGGCATCGTCCACATCGGCGGATTCATCGGACTCAACGACCCCGAACTCGCCGAGAAGTGCGAACGCCTCCTCATCGCCACCGAGGGCTTCGCCACCTACGGCGGTCTCGCCGGCCGCGACCTCGACATGATGGCCACCGGCCTGCTGGAGGTGACCGAGCCCGCCTACCTCGCCGAGCGCGCCGACGTCGCCTCCCACCTCGCCGACCGCGTCCGCGCGGCGGGCGTCGACCTGCTCGAACCCCCGGGCCTGCACGCCCTCTACCTCAACGCGGGCCGCCTGCTCCCGCACATACCGCCCCACCACTACCCGGGCCACGCCCTCGCCTGCCGCCTCTACCTCGAAGGCGGCATCCGCTCGGCCGAGCTCGGTTCCCTCTACCTCGGTGAGGAGGACGAGGACGGCAACCCCATCAAGAGCGCGCCGTACGAACTGGTCCGGCTGGCGCTCCCGCGCCGGGTCTACACCCGCAGCCACTACGACCATGTCGGCAGGACCCTGGAACGCATCGCGAAGGAGGCGGAGTCCGTCCACGGCTACCGCATCGTGGAACAGTCCCCGATCCTGCGGCACTTCCGCGCCAAACTGCAGCCGGTGACCGGCTGA
- a CDS encoding cytochrome P450, whose amino-acid sequence MTPDSTFPSPPPGCPAHGSGLRIPLYGPEYAADPQAYYAYMRHYGPSAPVEIAPGVDATLVTDHATALKLLQDPGNFRKDARRWRDVAEGKVGPDSPVVPMLGYRPNAMFTDGAEHARLRQAITDSLAKVDSRRISDMTKRASDYLLSQVSGRGSIDLMNDYVKQLPLLVFNELFGCPADIGDRVVFGISGVFEGVNAEKANQVLGQAVFELVALKRARPADDVTSYLMRHEARLTDEELVHQLILLLGAGAEPLRNLIGNTLHRLLLHDRYADGGLIEEAIDDTLWENPPMANYAPHYPAADMEFGGAKLRAGDLVLVSMTAANTDPALVAAGRTGGRRAHLSWSAGPHACPSKELARLVTMVAIENLLNRLHDIELAVPEDSLTWRPGPFHRALAALPCRFTPQVVQRPVPPRAPEPSAREENAPAGRKAERGVWGSFLQWLKG is encoded by the coding sequence ATGACCCCCGACTCCACTTTCCCCTCACCCCCGCCCGGCTGCCCGGCGCACGGCAGCGGACTGCGGATTCCGCTGTACGGGCCGGAGTACGCGGCCGATCCGCAGGCGTACTACGCGTACATGCGGCACTACGGGCCCAGCGCGCCCGTCGAGATCGCGCCCGGTGTCGACGCGACCCTCGTCACCGACCACGCGACCGCGCTGAAACTGCTGCAGGACCCCGGCAACTTCCGCAAGGACGCCCGCCGTTGGCGCGACGTCGCCGAGGGCAAGGTCGGCCCGGACAGCCCGGTCGTCCCGATGCTGGGCTACCGTCCCAACGCCATGTTCACCGACGGCGCCGAGCACGCGCGGCTGCGGCAGGCGATCACCGACAGCCTCGCCAAGGTGGACTCCCGCCGCATCAGCGACATGACCAAGCGGGCCTCCGACTACCTCCTCTCCCAGGTCTCCGGCCGCGGCTCCATCGACCTAATGAACGACTACGTCAAGCAGTTGCCGCTGCTCGTGTTCAACGAGCTCTTCGGCTGCCCGGCGGACATCGGCGACCGGGTCGTCTTCGGTATCTCCGGCGTCTTCGAGGGCGTCAACGCCGAGAAGGCCAACCAGGTGCTGGGCCAGGCCGTGTTCGAGCTGGTGGCCCTGAAGCGGGCCAGGCCGGCCGACGACGTCACCTCGTACCTGATGCGGCACGAGGCGCGCCTGACCGACGAGGAGTTGGTCCACCAGCTGATCCTGCTCCTCGGCGCGGGCGCCGAACCGCTGCGCAACCTCATCGGCAACACCCTGCACCGGCTGCTCCTGCACGACCGCTACGCCGACGGAGGCCTGATCGAGGAGGCCATCGACGACACGCTGTGGGAGAACCCGCCCATGGCGAACTACGCGCCGCACTACCCCGCGGCCGACATGGAGTTCGGCGGCGCCAAGCTGCGGGCGGGCGATCTGGTCCTGGTCAGCATGACCGCCGCCAACACCGACCCCGCGCTCGTGGCTGCCGGTCGGACCGGCGGCCGACGGGCCCACCTGTCGTGGAGCGCCGGCCCGCACGCCTGCCCCTCCAAGGAACTCGCCCGGCTCGTCACCATGGTGGCCATCGAGAACCTGCTCAACCGGCTGCACGACATCGAACTCGCGGTCCCCGAGGACAGCCTGACCTGGCGTCCGGGCCCCTTCCACCGCGCGCTGGCCGCGCTGCCCTGCCGCTTCACCCCGCAGGTCGTCCAGCGGCCGGTCCCGCCCCGCGCGCCGGAGCCCTCCGCACGCGAGGAGAACGCCCCGGCGGGCCGCAAGGCCGAGCGAGGCGTGTGGGGCTCCTTCCTGCAGTGGTTGAAGGGGTGA
- a CDS encoding GTP-binding protein, with protein MVSSPSLDERAYVPGGETQTAVKILVVGHFAVGKTTFIGSISEISPLSTEETMTQAGEAIDDLKGVQGKTTTTVAMDFGRLTVSDRVVLYLFGTPGQQRFVQMWEDMARGALGALVLVDPERLADSFAVIDLIEQYGLDYAIAVNHFDGTSIRDARALREALDLLDDTPIVTCDARDERSSAEALITLVRYLMDRAR; from the coding sequence ATGGTCTCCAGTCCAAGTTTGGATGAACGGGCGTACGTCCCGGGCGGAGAGACGCAGACCGCCGTGAAGATCCTGGTCGTCGGGCACTTCGCGGTGGGCAAGACCACGTTCATCGGGTCGATCTCCGAGATCTCACCGCTCTCCACCGAGGAGACGATGACGCAGGCGGGCGAGGCGATCGACGACCTCAAGGGCGTCCAGGGCAAGACCACCACCACGGTCGCCATGGACTTCGGCCGACTCACCGTCAGCGACCGTGTCGTGCTGTACCTCTTCGGCACACCCGGCCAGCAGCGCTTCGTGCAGATGTGGGAGGACATGGCACGCGGCGCCCTCGGGGCGCTGGTGCTGGTCGACCCCGAGCGGCTGGCCGACTCCTTCGCCGTGATCGACCTGATCGAGCAGTACGGACTCGACTACGCGATTGCGGTCAACCATTTCGACGGTACGTCGATACGTGATGCGAGGGCGCTGCGGGAAGCGCTGGATCTCCTCGACGACACACCGATCGTCACCTGCGACGCGCGGGACGAACGGTCGTCGGCCGAGGCTCTGATCACGCTCGTCCGCTACTTGATGGACCGCGCCCGTTAG
- a CDS encoding DUF742 domain-containing protein has protein sequence MTDSDRHEHEAAELVRPYVITGGRSLPGESQFSLITLVTAVADQQQRPARLSPEEQDLLRMCVGGYLSVAEIAGHIQLPVGVVKILLAALSEAGYLVTRPPETRAPVANLKILEEVLNGLQSKFG, from the coding sequence ATGACCGATTCCGACAGGCATGAGCACGAGGCCGCCGAATTAGTGCGGCCGTACGTCATCACCGGTGGCCGCAGCCTCCCCGGCGAGAGTCAGTTCTCACTGATCACGCTGGTCACGGCGGTCGCCGACCAGCAGCAGCGCCCCGCACGCCTCTCGCCCGAGGAGCAGGACCTGCTGCGCATGTGTGTCGGCGGTTACCTCTCCGTCGCCGAGATCGCGGGGCACATCCAACTGCCGGTCGGAGTGGTGAAGATCCTGCTGGCCGCGCTCTCCGAGGCCGGCTATCTCGTCACCCGTCCGCCGGAGACCCGTGCTCCCGTCGCCAACCTGAAGATTCTCGAGGAGGTGCTCAATGGTCTCCAGTCCAAGTTTGGATGA
- a CDS encoding roadblock/LC7 domain-containing protein: MNNDLSWMLDSALEIPGALHAVLVSSDGLLRARSRGVDKDDADKAAAAMSGMQSLSRSLAFFCSRSDLRWQQTLVEFDGGWIFLISAGDGAYLAVSASSDVDMADITFRMQQLVGQLGKVMTAPPRESSVVGP, translated from the coding sequence ATGAACAACGACCTTTCATGGATGCTTGACAGCGCCCTGGAGATCCCCGGAGCCCTCCACGCGGTCCTGGTCTCCTCCGACGGGTTGCTGAGGGCCCGTTCCAGGGGAGTGGACAAGGACGACGCGGACAAGGCCGCCGCCGCGATGAGCGGTATGCAGTCGCTGAGCCGGTCGCTGGCCTTCTTCTGCTCTCGTTCGGATCTGCGGTGGCAGCAGACACTGGTCGAGTTCGACGGCGGCTGGATCTTCCTGATCTCGGCCGGCGACGGTGCCTACCTCGCGGTGTCGGCCTCCTCCGACGTCGACATGGCGGACATCACCTTCCGGATGCAGCAGCTCGTCGGCCAGCTGGGCAAGGTCATGACCGCTCCGCCCAGGGAGAGCAGCGTGGTAGGGCCATGA
- a CDS encoding sensor histidine kinase → MTQYIQNPALWALIVVTLAAVALIIRQRRAARALRQEIAGLRNHYGELESQYSDSVRAAQQEAEGETRTALKAAMRTLQGLAAEQQRIISGLQRKYGDSVMLQDLLEIDHMNAQFGRRAQSIAVLCEGWLGRHRDVASVYDVVRSAQGRIRHFQRAHILSKVDFGVTSRAVEPVALALAELLDNATSYSSPDTVVEINVRSVPKGVCIIVDDAGVGMNEEEKARAEKLLTSERVTGVSGLGNPPQFGFAVIGVLCERFGFTVSVDSTSPYGGVRAVVLLPDELLTTMPEPKQPTVSVDSVAPRDVPAPVEARPSVHDSAPDSSLPVGTTEDGLPKRRRKRPMALVSNGPSAAPAPRRRSEDTAAIMAAFKQGTDAGRATHPEAGERPSGPHDASSEGHEVQ, encoded by the coding sequence ATGACGCAATACATACAAAATCCGGCGCTCTGGGCACTCATTGTCGTAACCCTTGCCGCCGTCGCCCTGATCATTCGTCAGCGACGGGCGGCGCGAGCTTTACGACAGGAGATCGCAGGGCTCAGAAATCACTACGGTGAATTGGAGAGCCAATACTCGGATTCCGTCCGCGCGGCCCAGCAGGAAGCCGAAGGCGAGACGAGGACGGCCCTGAAGGCCGCGATGCGGACCCTCCAGGGTCTCGCCGCGGAGCAGCAGCGCATCATCTCCGGGCTGCAGCGCAAGTACGGCGACTCCGTCATGCTCCAGGACCTCCTGGAGATCGACCACATGAACGCGCAGTTCGGCCGGCGGGCCCAGTCCATCGCCGTGCTGTGCGAGGGCTGGCTCGGCCGCCACCGCGACGTGGCCTCGGTCTACGACGTGGTCCGCAGCGCCCAGGGCAGGATCCGCCACTTCCAGCGGGCGCACATCCTGTCCAAGGTCGACTTCGGCGTCACCAGCCGGGCCGTCGAACCGGTCGCGCTGGCCCTCGCGGAACTGCTCGACAACGCGACCAGCTACTCCAGCCCGGACACCGTCGTCGAGATCAACGTCCGCTCCGTGCCCAAGGGCGTCTGCATCATCGTCGACGACGCCGGTGTCGGCATGAACGAGGAGGAGAAGGCGAGGGCCGAGAAGCTCCTGACGAGCGAGCGCGTCACGGGTGTCTCGGGGCTCGGCAACCCTCCGCAGTTCGGCTTCGCCGTGATCGGTGTGCTCTGCGAGCGGTTCGGCTTCACGGTGTCGGTCGACTCCACCTCGCCCTACGGCGGTGTGCGGGCGGTCGTGCTGCTGCCCGACGAGCTGCTCACCACGATGCCCGAGCCGAAGCAGCCGACGGTGTCGGTGGACTCGGTCGCGCCGCGGGACGTCCCGGCCCCCGTGGAGGCGAGGCCCTCCGTGCACGACAGCGCCCCCGACTCCTCGCTGCCCGTGGGCACGACCGAGGACGGTCTGCCCAAGCGGCGTCGCAAGCGGCCGATGGCCCTGGTCTCCAACGGTCCGTCCGCCGCCCCGGCCCCCCGGCGCCGCAGCGAGGACACGGCCGCGATCATGGCCGCCTTCAAGCAGGGCACGGACGCGGGTCGCGCCACACACCCGGAGGCGGGGGAGCGGCCGAGCGGCCCCCATGACGCAAGCAGCGAAGGGCACGAGGTCCAATGA